One Streptomyces sp. CG4 genomic window, TCGGGTAGGTGCCCGCGGCCACGGACGACCCGACCGTGGCCGTCAGCGTCGAGCTGCCGCCGGACGTGACCGAGGCGGGGCTGAAGGAGACGCTGACCCCGGAGGGCGCGCCGGAGGCGGAGAGTGTGACGGATTCGGCGCTGCCGGAGGTGACGGCCGAGGAGACGGTCGCGGTGGCGGAGCCGCCCTGTGCGACCGAGGCGGAGCCGGGCGCCAGGGACAGGGAGAAGTCACCGGTCGTGCCGCCGCCCCCGCCGCCCGTGCTGCCCTCGAAGGGTACGAACGCGTCCGTGAACGCGAGGCTGTTCTGGCTGATCTCGCTGCAGGTGGGCAGGGAGTTGGCGCTTCCGCTGCACGGCTGGTCCCGGTTGACCGACCAGAACGCCAGCCGCCCGACGCCGTTCTGCGCGGCGAAGTTCTCCACCGTCTGGGCATCGGCCAGGGTGAAGGTGGAACCGTCGTCGTTCTTGCCGATCATCGGGGTGATCCCGAGGTTGGTATAGGTGTAGGAGGAGTCGACGGACTGCATCTGGGCGAGCGTGGCCTTGGCGGCATCGACCGCGCCCTGGCCCATCTCGGTGCCGGTGCCCGCGTAGTAGTCCATGGCCATGACGTTGACCACGTCGATCTTGATGCCCGCGTTCTTGGCGGCCTTGAGGACGTTGACGCCGTCGTTGGTGAGACCGCTCGTCAGCACCGGCAGGGTCATCGAGAAGCGCAGATCGGGGTTGGACGCCTTGAGGTCCTTCATCGCCTGCATCTGGCGGGCCGCGGCCGCGGTGTCGGCGACGGCGGCGCCCTCGACGTCGAAGTCGAGCCGGGTGACGCCGTAGTCGTTGATGACTGCCTGGTATCCGGCATCGATGCTGCTCTGGGTGGAGCACGTCCAGGCAAGCGGCTCACCGCTCGCTCCGCCCGAGGAGATGATGACGGAGGCGCCCTCGGACTTCGCCTTGGCGATCTCGGGGTCGGTGTAGGAGTCGTTGCCGATGGGGAGCGTGTCGCCCCAGATCTGGTTGCAGCCTTCGCCGAGGACGAAGGCCGCGGTGTAGGCCTTGAGGTGGTGTGCGGTGATGGCGGTGTCGAGCATGCCCTCCTGACTGTTCGACATGTCGACATAGGGGGCCACGGAGTAGACGCTGCTCGTCGCGGCGCTGCCGGCGGGTGCCAGCGCGACGACGGCGCCGGTGGCCGCGAGCGCGAGCGCGCAGGCGGAAGCGCCAAATCTTGCCAGGTGCATGACATTGCCCCTCTCGGGGGTGCCTCTCGGGCGGGAGTGGTGGGGTGGTGCGGTGTGGTGCCGGGCCGACGTTGGTACATACCAAACCGCCCGCGCGTCACCCCGTCAAGAGGACTAGACCAACTGGAACCATCCGGATTTCCCATGCCTGTCCCCGCCGGTACGTGAGGCGGAACTCGGCGGTGAAGGGCGCGAGTTGACCGGGCCGCACCCGCCGCTGCGACGGACGGCGGTGTCGGGTGACCGCCGGATGACGGCCTCCCGCGGTGACCGTTCGTCGCTCGCTCAAGGGCGGTATTAGGCTGGGTGACCGGTGAAACCGGCACGTCGACGACCGTGCCGGCCTCGAACGTCAGGGAGTGACCGATGACAGTGGGAACCGAGCGGGCCGTACTGGCGGGCGGTTGCTTCTGGGGCATGCAGGATCTGATCCGCAAGCAGCCGGGCGTGGTGTCCACGCGCGTCGGCTACAGCGGCGGCGACACGCCGAACGCGACGTACCGGAATCACGGCGACCACGCCGAGGCCATCGAGATCCTCTTCGACCCCGCGGTCACGAGCTACCGCGACATCCTGGAGTTCTTCTTCCAGATCCACGACCCGACCACGCGCGACCGCCAGGGCAACGACATCGGGCGCAGCTACCGGTCCGCGATCTTCTACGGCGACGAGGAACAGCACCGCGTCGCCCTGGACACGATCGCGGACGCCGAGGCGAGCGGGCTGTGGCCGGGCAAGGTGGTCACGGAGGTGGCGCCCGTGGGTGACTTCTGGGAGGCGGAACCCGAGCACCAGGACTACCTGGAGCGCTATCCCAACGGCTACACCTGCCACTTCCCGCGCCCCAACTGGAAGCTGCCGCGCCGGGGTTCGGCCACGACGAACTGAGCGCACCCCCTGGCCGATCCGCCCTTGGCCGATCCGCCCTTGGCCCTCCGTGTCTCCGCCGGACGGGGGAGCGCGATCCGACCGGCGCGGGATGTGACCGGTCCGCCCGGTGAGGAGTCTTGAGTTTCCGAAGGAGGAACGGGGGACTCGGTGGACCGGCCGGACTCGTGGGACCGCTTCGACCGGCTCGGCCGGCTGGCGGCATACGGAGCGGCGGTGATGACGCCGTACGCGTTGATCAAGGTCTCGTGGGTGGTCGGCGCGATCGCGGGGGTGCTGCCCATCGGTGACGGCTTCGGCCTGGCCGGCTGGGTCGTGCTCAACACCGCGACCATCGGCATGGCCGGCCTCGGGATCGCCGTGGCGCTCGCTCTGGTACGGCCCTGGGGCCTGCGCCTGCCGGTGCGGTGGGTCGCGGGTGTCGCCTGGGTGGCTACGGGCTTCCTCGTCCCCCTGCTGCCGTACGCCGTACTCGACTCGCTGCTGGGACTCGCCGACGGTGCGCCACGGCACCCTCGTGACGGCGGCCCGGCCATGCCGGGTTGGGAAGCCGCGCTGATCCAGACCAGCTTCGTGGGCATGGGACTCGGTCTCGCCATCGCCCTGCCCGCACACCTACGACGGCGCCGGCCAGAGGTGTTCGCCGGCCGGGTCGGCGACGCGGGCCACGGCCTCGCGCGCTGCGCGCGATGGGCGGTGGGCACCGGTGCGGTGACCGGGGCGGTCTGGGCCTACTGGGCGCTCGGTGGTACGGCCGGTGTCGCGCATCCGGCGCAACGGGGCGTCGACGAGCGGCTGTTGACCGGCGTGTGGGGACTGTGGGCGCTCATCGCCTCAGCCGCCACCTGGACGATCGGCCGCGGCCGGCCCGCCCGGCTGCCCCGCTGGATCCCTCTGACGCTCGGCTGGCTGGGAACGGGGTCGTTGTGCGCGTGGAGCGGCTGGCAACTCCCCTTCACGCTGTACGTTGCGCTGGCCCACCCCGCCGGTACGTCCCCGCCGGAGAACCTCGCCGTCGCGGCCGCGCTGCACAGCGCCGCCGTAGCGGCGGGCTCGGTCATGCTGCCGGCACTCGTCCGCACCCGCGGACCCGTCACGCCGCCCGAGACCCCGGACGACACCCGCAGCCGTCGTACTCAGGGCGGTCGGAGCCGTTGACCCGTCGGTATGCCCTCGCCTGTCAAAGGTGCCGAAGGCGTCAGGCCGGCCGAGGCCCGTCCTCGGGCGCCGTGGGCAGCGCGAGGTGGGCCAGGTCGTCCGGTGGAGGTGAGGTCACCGGCCACAGGGGAGCGGCTTCCCCGTCGGCGAGGGCGGCCGGCGCGTCGGTGAGGTTCATGCGCTCGCGCAGCCGGCCGTAGAAGTCCATCGGGCCGAGCCGGACCGCCTTCAGCCGACGCGGTGCGGCGTACACGCCGATCCAGTCCCCGGGGCTCAGCACGCCGCGCAGCTGGCCGTCGATGCTGACCGCGGCCTGCCCCGAACGTGCGAGGACCCGCAACGCGACGGGCTCGTCGGGTGCGGCCACGACCGAGCGGTTGAACACCATGTGCGGGGCGACCGGTGTGAAGACCAGGCCCTCCGCACGCGGCGAGACGACCGGGCCGCCCGCGGCGAAGCTGTAAGCCGTGGAGCCCGTGGGCGTGGCCACCAGCAGCGCGTCGGCCGAGTAGCAGGCCAGGAGCCGGCCGGACAGATAGACCCCGACCGACACCTGCCGGTCCCGGGCGAGCTTCTCCACGACGACGTCGTTGAGGGCGGTGACGTTCAGCGCGACGCCCCAGTTCTCGCCCGTCTCGCACCCCGCCCGCACCCGCGGCGGAGGCAGCATCGGCCCACGGCCGTACCGCAGCAGCGTCTCCATCTGCGCGGGCACCTCGAGTCGGCACGACGCCCGCATGGTGAGCAGCATCCGGCTCTCGACGTTGATCCGCTCGGACCGGACCGCGTCCAGTGCCGTGCGCACCGCCGAGGCCGGGACCTCGGTGAGGAAGCCGACCCGGCCGAGGTCGACACCGAGCACCAGGGCGTCGTTCTCGGCCGCCAGGCGGGCGCCGCGCAGAAAGGTGCCGTCGCCGCCGAGGGTGACGATGAGATCCGGATCGCCCGCGGCGTCCAGCTCCTCCCGGGCGCTGTGCCGCGCTCCCTCCCGCCACACGTCGATGTCGGCGCACCCCACGGCGTGCTCCGCGCACCACGCGCGCACCGCTCGCGCGGCGGCCACGGCCTCCGCCCGCCCGCCGTGCACCACCAGGCCGACACGGTTCACCGTCATATCCGCCTCCCAGTCGGCTGCTCCCGCTCGCCATCCTCACCGCGGACCGCTTCCGCGCAGCACGCGCCACGCCGCCGGGACCCTCCGCCAAGCGGACACGGGAACCCGGCGGCGCCCGCGGGGGTCAGCCGAGCGGCCGGCGGGCGCCCGTCGGGCGCGTACCCGGCGTGTGGCCGAAGGTGCGGCGGAAGACGTCGATGAAGGCACTGGCCGAGGACCAGCCGCACCGGTGCGCCACCGTGGTCACCGGCGTCCGCTCGGCCAGCAGGACCAGCCCGTGGTGCAGCCGCAGCTGGGTCCGCCACTGCGGGAACGTCATCCCGAGGTCCTGGCGGAACAGCCGCGACAGGGTACGGTCGCTCGCCCCGACCTCCCGGCCCAGCTCGGCCAGGGTGCGGCCGTCGGCCGGATCGGCGCGCAGGATGTCGCACAGCGCGCGCAGCACGGGCGAGCCGGGCGTGGGCAGATGCAGCGGCTGCTGCGGCGAGGCCCGCAGCTGGTCGAGCAACACCGCGCGCAGCCTGGCCCGTTCGGGACTGCCGTCGTCGGGCGTGCCGGTGTGGGCGATGATCAGCTCACGCAGCAACGGGCCCACGGCCAGCACCGTCGGTACGTCCAGAGCCAGCGGGTTCTCCGTCGCCGGCAGCCCCATCAGATGCAGTTCCAGCTCGCCGTGCGCCTCGTGGGCGTGGACCGTGCCGGCCGGCACCCAGATGGCGCGGGTGGCGGGCGCGACCCAGGAACCGGCGTCGGTGGTGACGGTCACGACTCCGCGGCCCGCGTAGACGATCTGGTGGTCGTCGTGCCGGTGGGCCTCGATCGCCGTCCGGGACGCCAGCCGCCGGGTGCGTGTCGGAGCCGTCGGCATATGGCGGATTTCCATCATCACGTGGCAGTTTATCGGAAGTGCGACAGCCCGGCCGGGCCGGAGCATGACGGGGTGCGAAGGAACACCTCGATCACCCTGCTGTCCGCCGGGCACGCCTGCGTCGACGTCTACCAAGGCGCGGTGGCGTCCCTGATCCCCTACCTCGTCGCCCAGCGCGGATACGGCTATGCCGCCGCCTCGGGCGTCGTCCTGGCCGCATCCCTGCTGTCGTCCGTGGCACAGCCTTTCTTCGGCGCCCTCACCGACCGCCGGGCGGTGCCCTGGCTGCTCCCGGTCAGTACGCTCCTGGCCGGCGTCGGCATCGCACTGAGCGGACTCGGCGGCACCTACGCCCTCACCCTGGTGTGCGTGGCGCTCTCCGGGATCGGCGTGGCCGCCTACCACCCCGAGTCCGCCCGGATCGCCCGGCAGGCGGCCCGCGGCGCGCACAGCGCCATGGGCTGGTTCTCGCTCGGCGGCAACGTGGGCTTCGCCCTGGCCCCGCTCCTGGTCGCCGCGGTCGTGGGCACGGGCGGGCTGCGCCGGACGCCGTTGCTGGTGCTGCCGGCCCTCGCCGGCACCGCGTTGTGCCTGGTCGTACTGCGTACCCCGGAACGACGGCCGGCCGCGCGGGCCGGTACGGCGCCGGCCGTCCAGCGCGACGACAAGGCGTCGTTCGTGAAGCTGTCGCTGGCCGTGACGTGCCGGTCGATCGTGTTCGTCGGGCTGAGCAGCTTCCTCTCCCTCTACGTCGGCCAACAGCTGGGCGGCAGCGCGGCCGCCGGCACCGCCGCGCTGTTCCTGCTCTATCTCGGTGGTGCCGTCGGCTCCGTGCTGGGCGGCGCGCTGGCGGAGCGCTGGGACCGGGTCACGGTGTGCCGCTGGTCCTGTCTGGTCTCGGCCGTGGCGGTCGCGGGCGTGGTGTGCGTCCCTGGACCGGCGCTCTACGGATGCATAGCGCTGACCTCGGCCGGTCTGTATGTGCCGTTCTCCCTCCAGGTCACGCTCGGTCAGGACTATCTGCCCTCCCGGGTCGGCACGGCCGGCGGGATCACCCTCGGTCTGGCCGTCAGCGCCGGCGGTCTGGCGAGCCCGCTCATCGGCCGGCTCGCCGACGCCACGTCCCTGCGGACCGCGCTCGCCCCGCTCGTCCTGATGCCGGTGCTGAGCTGGCTGCTGCTGCGCACGCTGCCCGAGCCCGCCGCCCCGCGTCCCCTGGCCGGCCTGCCCGCAGAGCGAGCCGAAGCGCTCCCGGCCGGAGCCCCGGCGCATCGTGTTCGCCGCCGTAAAGACGGTGAAACGGCGCAGTAATGGCGCGGCGCGAACCTTCCCTGCAACGCCTCGGCACCCACCGGGGCGGACCGCGGGAAGAGGGAGCAGCCGTGCCGGAGACCGTCGACCAGCAGGCGCAACAGGCGCCGCCCGCCCCGCCGTCCTCGCCGGGCGGCCGGACGTACAACGGGTGGGCCCGGAACGACACGCTGGAGGACTACTCACTGCGCTACGCGCCCAAGTCCTTCCGGCGCTGGACGCCGTACGTCGTGGCCACCACGGCCCTCGGCGGCATCGCCTATCTCGCGGACTTCGCCATCGGCGGCTCGATCGCGGTCTCCCACGGCTTCTCCAGCGCCCTGGTGGCGATCCTGACCGCGGCGCTGGTCATCTTCCTCACCGGCATCCCGATCGCATACTACTCGGCCAAGTACTCCATCGACATGGACCTGTTGACCCGGGGCGCGGGCTTCGGCTACCTCGGCTCGACGCTCACCTCGGTCATCTACGCCAGCTTCACCTTCATCTTCTTCGCCCTCGAAGGCTCCATCATGGCCCAGGCCCTCGAACTGGGCCTGCACATCCCGCTCGCCGTCGGCTATCTGATCTGCTCGCTGATCATCCTGCCGCTGGTCGTCTACGGCATGACCGCGCTGTCGAAGATGCAGGTGTGGACCCAGCCGGTCTGGCTGGTCCTGATGGTGGCGCCGTTCGTGTCGGTCGCGGCCCAGGAGCCGGGAAAATTCGCGGAGTTCACGCACTTCGCGGGTGACTCGCCGACCGGGTCCGGCATCAGCATGCTCGGGGTCGGGGCGGGCGCCGGTGTGGCGCTGTCGCTGATCGCGCAGATCGGTGAGCAGGTGGACTATCTGCGCTTCATGCCGGACAAGTCACCGGAGAACAGCAGGAAGTGGTGGGGAGCCGTGCTCTCGGCGGGTCCGGGCTGGGTGGTGCTCGGCGCGGCGAAGCAGATCGGCGGCGCCTTCCTCGCGTTCTACATCGCCGGCAGCGTCGGTCTGGCCAAGGCCAACGAACCCATCCAGCAGTACGTGCACGGCTTCAAGACCTTCGCCGCGCCGATCGCCCTGGGCCTGGCCACGTTCTTCGTGATCCTCTCCCAGATAAAGATCAACTCGACGAACGCGTACTCCGGTTCGCTGTCCTGGTCGAACTTCTTCTCCCGGCTGACCCACCGTCACCCCGGCCGCGTGGTCTACATCTTCCTCAACGTCGGTATCGCCCTCGCTCTGATGGAGGGCGGCGTCTTCGGCTTCCTCAACACCGTCCTCGGCTTCTACTCCAACGTGGCGATCGCCTGGATCGGTGCGGTCGTCGCCGACCTCGTCATCAACAAGCCGCTCAAGCTGAGCCCTTCGTACATCGAGTTCAAGCGGGCTCATCTCCACCACTTCAACCCCGTCGGCTTCGGCTCCATGCTGATCGCGTCGGCGGTCTCCATCGCCGCGTACTTCGATGCCTTCGGCGCCTACGGCAAGGCGTTCTCGCCGTTCATCGCGCTGTTCCTGGCCATGGTGCTCTCGCCGCTGTGCGCGGTGCTGACCAAGGGGAGGTACTACATCGCCCGCGCCGACGGCCTGGACGAGCCGCTGCTCGGTCCCGACGGCCTGCCCTCGGCGGCCGTCCTGAACTGCTCGGTGTGCGCGACCGACTTCGAGCGGCCCGACATGGCCGGATGCCCCTTCCACCAGGGCGCGATCTGCTCGCTGTGCTGCAGCCTGGAGAAGGACTGCCATGACGCGTGCAAGACCGGGGGAGCGGCCGGCCCGGTCCACCTGGGCGTGCCCGCCGTCCGGGCCGTGGACTGAGCCCGGGCACCGGCCGCAAGGTTTCGCACGCCCGGAGCCTCGCGCGCTTCGGCCGCCCCACCGCCTCACCGGAGTCGTCCAGATCCGGCCGTGTGCTGGGGCGAGGTCGAGCCCGTCAAGGGCTTCGCGGATGGGGTCGGCCGGTCCGTCGCTGGCGCTGTAGGCGACGGAGACGTGCGGGGGTGAAGCCGTCAGCGTTCTCCGGGACCTCGTCGAGAATGTCGCCGATCGCGCTGCGGATCGCGTTCCGTACGGCGTGGAGGAGGTCGCCGAGGTGCGCAAGCGCGTCCCGGTACCGGGCGGCGAGCCGGTGCATGTTTGCACGTCCTGTTGGCCTTCGAAGGTCAGGTGCCATGTGTAGCAGCGGCGGCCCACGCTCCAACCGGGCTGCCACCGCCAGTGGTTGCGCATGGTGTCAGGCGGAGCACTCATCGCCGCGATCGAATCAGGCGGAGCCCTCGCCCGGCGAGAGTGCAAGCCGGCGCTGGGCAGAGTTCACGCACTCTTCGATGGCCGCGCGCAGGCCGATCGCGGCGACGCTGGTGCGGCAGGGCCGGCGGCCGATCCCTGCGGAGAGTTCACTGAGTCGATGGGCGACCGCCGGCAGGACCGCCAGGGCGGTCGTCGCCCGGTACGCCGACGCGCTCGCGGGGGAGTGCCGCACCCGGCCCGGGTTCACGGTCGCGGCGGTGCGCGACGACCTCACCCGCCGGCTCCTTCAACGGGTGTGGGGGTGCCCTGGGCAGGAGTTCGACGCGGAGGCGTCCGCGCGGGGGCTGGTCTGCGGGACGCGCGCCGTGGCGGCGGCCAAGCGGCTCGTCCCCGGGCTGCTTCAGGAGATGAACGAGACGACTGAGCGGACGGAGACGGCCAGTGTTACGGGGTGACGGCGTGGTGGCGCTGCCGGGCACGGTACGGGCCAAGCCGCTGCCCACACTGCCCGCACTTCCTCGATGGCACCGTCGGCCGGGCCGCTTTCCGCGTCGCCGAGCTGGAGGCAATCGGCTTGCCCGACGGCTGTGCCCTCGGCATCGTGTGCGTGGACGCCCTCGGGCGTAACGCCGACGTCGACGCGGCACTGCGCGAGCTGGCTCGCGTCCTGGCCCCGGGCGGTCGCCTGGTCCTGACCCGGTCGCTGCGGCGCGGAGCGGAGCCGGCCTGGCATGAGCAGGCCCGCGCCGCCAGCCTTGCGATGGAGCACGTGGACGAGCGCCCCGCCGAGCCCGCGACGTGCGAGAGGCTCTGCCGGCTGTGGATCGCCCATGTCGAGGAGTTGAGGCACGAGTTGGGTGAGGGCGAGGCGCAGAACATGCTGCGCGAGGCGCACCAGGTGCTGCCCACGCTGCCGGGCCGCCGCGCGGTCCTGCTGACCCTCCGGCGCCCTCGGCCTCCCCGACCGGGCCCCGCGCGGCCGATACGATGTCGGATCCCGGCTGCCGTCCCGGCGACGGGCCCGCTCCCGGCGGAAGGACCCCTCAGTGAGTCAGCACCGTGTTGCTCGTGCGGCGGTGTTCTCGGCCGGGTCCTGGGGAACCGCCGTCGCCAAGATCCTGGCGGACGCCGGCACCGACGTCATTGTGCACGCCCGCCGTAGCGAGATCGCCGACGCGATCAACACGCATCACCGCAACCCCGGCTACTTCCCGGACATCGAGCTGCCTGCCGCCCTGACTGCGACGACCGACCCGGCCACCGCGCTGGAGGGCGCAGACTTCCTGGTGCTCTCCATCCCCGCGCAGACCCTGCGGACCAACCTCGCCGCGTGGGCGCCGCACATCGGAGACGACACCGTGATCGTGTCGCTGATGAAGGGCATCGAGCAGAGCAGCGGACTGCGGGCGAGCCAGATCATCACCGAGGTGACCGGCGTGAGCGCGGACCGGGTCTCGGTGTTGTCCGGCCCGAACCTGGCGCGCGAGATCATGGACGGTCGGCCCGCCGCCGCCACCATCGCCTGCGCGGACGAGGATGCCGCCCACCGCTTCCAAAAGGCCTGCCACACCGGCTACTTCCGGCCCTACACCAGCACCGACGTGGCCGGATGCGAGCTGGGCGGCGCGGCGAAGAACGTCATCGCCCTCGCGGTCGGCATCGCCTCCGGCATGGGCCTGGGCGAAAACGCCACGGCCATGCTCATCACCCGAGGCCTGGCGGAGACCACCCGGCTGGCCATGGCCTTGGGCGCCCACCCGGCCACCCTCGCCGGCCTGTCCGGCATGGGCGACCTGGTGGCCACCTGCTCCTCCCCGCTCTCCCGCAACCGCACCTTCGGCACCCACCTCGGCCGGGGCCTGAGCGCCGAGCAGGCCGCAGCCGCCACCCGGCAGACCACCGAGGGTGTCAAGTCCGCGGAGGCGATCCTCGCCCTGGCCCACGCCCACGACATCGAGATGCCGATCACGGAAGTGATCTCCACCCTGCTGCACGAGAAAGTCACCCTCGCCGAGGCCGCGGCCGCGCTGATGCAGCGGCCCCCCAAGCCCGAGCGCTGACCCCTGGCGCTCGATCTCTCGGCCTGCCCCCTTCGCCTTCACCCTCCCCATCCGGAGGGTGAACGTCTACGACTGCCTCTCCCCGGGCTCCTTCACCCTCGGCCCGCCCCAGCTCCAGACGATCCTCGACCACCTCGCCGGCAGCGGCTGGTACGACCGGATCGACGGACACGGCCGCGTCCTGTCCGCTCGGGGTCAGCAGCCTGTGGAGTTGAGGGACAGCCGTGTGGTTCGTTGACACCTTCGCCTCCGGCTTCCAGCACCCCACCGACCCGGGACGCCTCCAGTGGTTCCGGAGCATCTTCGGCGCCGTGCCCACCCAGCGGTTCGCCCTCGCCTTCGGCCAGGGTGGCTGGGACCGCTTCGCCTCCGCCTCGCTCAGCGCCCACCTCGCTGAGCAGCGCTTCGGCGCCGTCCGAACTCGTCTTCTGGTGACCGTCTACCGGCCCGCCCTG contains:
- a CDS encoding carbohydrate binding domain-containing protein, which gives rise to MHLARFGASACALALAATGAVVALAPAGSAATSSVYSVAPYVDMSNSQEGMLDTAITAHHLKAYTAAFVLGEGCNQIWGDTLPIGNDSYTDPEIAKAKSEGASVIISSGGASGEPLAWTCSTQSSIDAGYQAVINDYGVTRLDFDVEGAAVADTAAAARQMQAMKDLKASNPDLRFSMTLPVLTSGLTNDGVNVLKAAKNAGIKIDVVNVMAMDYYAGTGTEMGQGAVDAAKATLAQMQSVDSSYTYTNLGITPMIGKNDDGSTFTLADAQTVENFAAQNGVGRLAFWSVNRDQPCSGSANSLPTCSEISQNSLAFTDAFVPFEGSTGGGGGGTTGDFSLSLAPGSASVAQGGSATATVSSAVTSGSAESVTLSASGAPSGVSVSFSPASVTSGGSSTLTATVGSSVAAGTYPITVTGTAAGGSHSATYTLTVTAGGGGGGGGGGGGGSLTNAGFETGSPSPWTCTGAGTVVSTPAHTGSHALQITPSSSSTGECDQTVTLSPNHSYTLTGWVQGPYAYIGVSGGATAGTWSSNTSWNQLTVNFTTGGSGTVTVYVHGWYGQSDIHADDFALS
- the msrA gene encoding peptide-methionine (S)-S-oxide reductase MsrA; protein product: MTVGTERAVLAGGCFWGMQDLIRKQPGVVSTRVGYSGGDTPNATYRNHGDHAEAIEILFDPAVTSYRDILEFFFQIHDPTTRDRQGNDIGRSYRSAIFYGDEEQHRVALDTIADAEASGLWPGKVVTEVAPVGDFWEAEPEHQDYLERYPNGYTCHFPRPNWKLPRRGSATTN
- a CDS encoding NAD(+)/NADH kinase encodes the protein MTVNRVGLVVHGGRAEAVAAARAVRAWCAEHAVGCADIDVWREGARHSAREELDAAGDPDLIVTLGGDGTFLRGARLAAENDALVLGVDLGRVGFLTEVPASAVRTALDAVRSERINVESRMLLTMRASCRLEVPAQMETLLRYGRGPMLPPPRVRAGCETGENWGVALNVTALNDVVVEKLARDRQVSVGVYLSGRLLACYSADALLVATPTGSTAYSFAAGGPVVSPRAEGLVFTPVAPHMVFNRSVVAAPDEPVALRVLARSGQAAVSIDGQLRGVLSPGDWIGVYAAPRRLKAVRLGPMDFYGRLRERMNLTDAPAALADGEAAPLWPVTSPPPDDLAHLALPTAPEDGPRPA
- a CDS encoding helix-turn-helix transcriptional regulator; translation: MMEIRHMPTAPTRTRRLASRTAIEAHRHDDHQIVYAGRGVVTVTTDAGSWVAPATRAIWVPAGTVHAHEAHGELELHLMGLPATENPLALDVPTVLAVGPLLRELIIAHTGTPDDGSPERARLRAVLLDQLRASPQQPLHLPTPGSPVLRALCDILRADPADGRTLAELGREVGASDRTLSRLFRQDLGMTFPQWRTQLRLHHGLVLLAERTPVTTVAHRCGWSSASAFIDVFRRTFGHTPGTRPTGARRPLG
- a CDS encoding MFS transporter, translated to MRRNTSITLLSAGHACVDVYQGAVASLIPYLVAQRGYGYAAASGVVLAASLLSSVAQPFFGALTDRRAVPWLLPVSTLLAGVGIALSGLGGTYALTLVCVALSGIGVAAYHPESARIARQAARGAHSAMGWFSLGGNVGFALAPLLVAAVVGTGGLRRTPLLVLPALAGTALCLVVLRTPERRPAARAGTAPAVQRDDKASFVKLSLAVTCRSIVFVGLSSFLSLYVGQQLGGSAAAGTAALFLLYLGGAVGSVLGGALAERWDRVTVCRWSCLVSAVAVAGVVCVPGPALYGCIALTSAGLYVPFSLQVTLGQDYLPSRVGTAGGITLGLAVSAGGLASPLIGRLADATSLRTALAPLVLMPVLSWLLLRTLPEPAAPRPLAGLPAERAEALPAGAPAHRVRRRKDGETAQ
- a CDS encoding cytosine permease; the encoded protein is MPETVDQQAQQAPPAPPSSPGGRTYNGWARNDTLEDYSLRYAPKSFRRWTPYVVATTALGGIAYLADFAIGGSIAVSHGFSSALVAILTAALVIFLTGIPIAYYSAKYSIDMDLLTRGAGFGYLGSTLTSVIYASFTFIFFALEGSIMAQALELGLHIPLAVGYLICSLIILPLVVYGMTALSKMQVWTQPVWLVLMVAPFVSVAAQEPGKFAEFTHFAGDSPTGSGISMLGVGAGAGVALSLIAQIGEQVDYLRFMPDKSPENSRKWWGAVLSAGPGWVVLGAAKQIGGAFLAFYIAGSVGLAKANEPIQQYVHGFKTFAAPIALGLATFFVILSQIKINSTNAYSGSLSWSNFFSRLTHRHPGRVVYIFLNVGIALALMEGGVFGFLNTVLGFYSNVAIAWIGAVVADLVINKPLKLSPSYIEFKRAHLHHFNPVGFGSMLIASAVSIAAYFDAFGAYGKAFSPFIALFLAMVLSPLCAVLTKGRYYIARADGLDEPLLGPDGLPSAAVLNCSVCATDFERPDMAGCPFHQGAICSLCCSLEKDCHDACKTGGAAGPVHLGVPAVRAVD
- a CDS encoding class I SAM-dependent methyltransferase, with protein sequence MTAWWRCRARYGPSRCPHCPHFLDGTVGRAAFRVAELEAIGLPDGCALGIVCVDALGRNADVDAALRELARVLAPGGRLVLTRSLRRGAEPAWHEQARAASLAMEHVDERPAEPATCERLCRLWIAHVEELRHELGEGEAQNMLREAHQVLPTLPGRRAVLLTLRRPRPPRPGPARPIRCRIPAAVPATGPLPAEGPLSESAPCCSCGGVLGRVLGNRRRQDPGGRRHRRHCARPP
- a CDS encoding NAD(P)H-dependent glycerol-3-phosphate dehydrogenase, with product MSQHRVARAAVFSAGSWGTAVAKILADAGTDVIVHARRSEIADAINTHHRNPGYFPDIELPAALTATTDPATALEGADFLVLSIPAQTLRTNLAAWAPHIGDDTVIVSLMKGIEQSSGLRASQIITEVTGVSADRVSVLSGPNLAREIMDGRPAAATIACADEDAAHRFQKACHTGYFRPYTSTDVAGCELGGAAKNVIALAVGIASGMGLGENATAMLITRGLAETTRLAMALGAHPATLAGLSGMGDLVATCSSPLSRNRTFGTHLGRGLSAEQAAAATRQTTEGVKSAEAILALAHAHDIEMPITEVISTLLHEKVTLAEAAAALMQRPPKPER